Within the Burkholderia ubonensis genome, the region CCGGCACGACAAAAAGCCCGCTCTCGAGCGGGCTTTTTGCTGGGCATTCATCGGATGAAAGGGCGGCGCGCGCCGATGCGGATCAGAGCTGCGGCGCGAGCGCGCGGCGCGCGTCGTCGAGCGACAGCGCCATCCGCTGCGCGTAGTCCTCGAGCTGGTCCTGTCCGATTCTCCCGACCGAGAAATACGTGCTGTCCGGGTGCGCGAGGTAGAAGCCCGACACGCTCGCCGCCGGCAGCATCGCCAGCGACTCGGTGACCGTCATGCCGATCTCTTCCGCATTAAGCGCTTCGAACATGTCGCGCTTCACGAGGTGGTCCGGGCACGCCGGATAGCCGGGCGCGGGCCGGATGCCGACGTACTTTTCCGCGATCAGCGCATCGTTGTCGAGCGTCTCGCCGCCCGCATAGCCCCACAGCTCGCGGCGCACGCGCGCGTGCATCGCTTCGGCGAACGCTTCCGCGAAGCGGTCCGCGAGCGCCTTCAGCATGATCGCGCTGTAGTCGTCGTGGTCGGCTTCGAACTGCTTTTCCTTCATGTCGACGCCGAGGCCGGCCGTCACCGCGAACATCCCGATGTAGTCGGCGACGCCCGATTCCTTCGGCGCGATGAAGTCGGCGAGCGAGCGGTTCGGCCGCATCACCCCGTCGACCACCGGGCGCACGCTCTGCTGGCGCAGGTTGCGCCACGTGAGCAGGACTTCCGAGCGCGATTCGTCGGTGTAGATCTCGATGTCGTCGTCATTGACCGTGTTCGCCGGCAACAGCGCGATCACGCCGTTCGCGGTCAGCCAGCGGCCCTGGATCAGCCGCGCGAGCATCGACTTCGCGTCGGAGAACACGCGGCGCGCCGATTCGCCGACGATCTCGTCGTTCAGGATCGCCGGGTACGGGCCCGCGAGATCCCAGGTCTGGAAGAACGGGCCCCAGTCGATGTAGTTCGCGAGCTCGTTCAGGTCGTAGTTCCTGAACACGCGGCGGCCGATGAACTTCGGCTTGACCGGCTGGTAGTTCGCCCAGTCGATCTTGGTCTTGTTCGCGCGCGCCTGCTCGAGCGTGACCATCGGCTGCGCCTTCTTGTTCGCGTGCTGGTCGCGGATGCGCTCGTAGTCGGACTTCAGCTCGTCGAGGTACTTCGCCGCGCCTTCGTCGGACAACAGGCTCGACGCGACCGACACCGAGCGCGACGCGTCCGGCACGTAGACCACGGGGCCTTCGTAGTTCGGCGCGATCTTCACGGCCGTGTGCACGCGCGACGTGGTCGCGCCGCCGATCAGCAGCGGGATCTTCTTCACGCGGAAGTAGTCGTCGCGCTGCATTTCCGACGCGACGTACGCCATTTCCTCGAGGCTCGGCGTGATGAGGCCCGACAGCCCGATGATGTCCGCGCCCTCGACCTTCGCCTTCGCGAGAATCTCGTTGCACGGGACCATCACGCCCATGTTGACCACTTCGAAGTTGTTGCACTGGAGCACGACCGACACGATGTTCTTGCCGATGTCGTGCACGTCGCCCTTCACGGTCGCGATCACGATCTTGCCCTTCGCGCGCACGTCGCCGCCGGCTTCCGCGAGCAGGCGCTTCTCTTCCTCGATGAACGGGATCAGGTGCGCGACCGCCTGCTTCATCACGCGCGCCGATTTCACGACCTGCGGCAGGAACATCTTGCCCTGGCCGAACAGGTCGCCGACCACGTTCATCCCGTCCATCAGCGGGCCTTCGATCACGTTGATCGGGCGGCCGCCCGCCGCGGCGATCTTCGCGCGCGCTTCTTCGGTGTCCTCGACGATGAAGTTCGTGAGGCCGTGCACGAGCGCGTGCGCGAGCCGCTTCTCGACCGGCTGGTTGCGCCACTCGAGGTTCTCTTCCTTTTTCGCGGCGCCGGTCTTGAACTTGTCGGCGATCTCGAGCAGGCGGTCGGTGGAATCCGCGCGGCGGTTCAGGATCACGTCCTCGACGCGCTCGCGCAGCTCCGGGTCGAGCTCCGCATACACGCCGAGCTGGCCCGCGTTGACGATGCCCATGTCCATCCCCGCCTGGATCGCGTGGTACAGGAACACCGTGTGGATCGCCTCGCGCACCGGGTCGTTGCCGCGGAACGAGAACGACACGTTCGACACGCCGCCGCTCA harbors:
- the metH gene encoding methionine synthase, which produces MTDHTMRLAGLEPFNVTSGTLFINVGERTNVTGSKAFARMILNGQFDEALAVARQQVENGAQVIDINMDEAMLDSKAAMVRFLNLIASEPDIARVPIMIDSSKWDVIEAGLKCVQGKAIVNSISLKEGEDAFVHHARLIRRYGAAAVVMAFDEQGQADTFARKTEICKRSYDVLVNQCGFPPEDIIFDPNIFAVATGIEEHNNYAVDFIEATRWIKQNLPYAKVSGGVSNVSFSFRGNDPVREAIHTVFLYHAIQAGMDMGIVNAGQLGVYAELDPELRERVEDVILNRRADSTDRLLEIADKFKTGAAKKEENLEWRNQPVEKRLAHALVHGLTNFIVEDTEEARAKIAAAGGRPINVIEGPLMDGMNVVGDLFGQGKMFLPQVVKSARVMKQAVAHLIPFIEEEKRLLAEAGGDVRAKGKIVIATVKGDVHDIGKNIVSVVLQCNNFEVVNMGVMVPCNEILAKAKVEGADIIGLSGLITPSLEEMAYVASEMQRDDYFRVKKIPLLIGGATTSRVHTAVKIAPNYEGPVVYVPDASRSVSVASSLLSDEGAAKYLDELKSDYERIRDQHANKKAQPMVTLEQARANKTKIDWANYQPVKPKFIGRRVFRNYDLNELANYIDWGPFFQTWDLAGPYPAILNDEIVGESARRVFSDAKSMLARLIQGRWLTANGVIALLPANTVNDDDIEIYTDESRSEVLLTWRNLRQQSVRPVVDGVMRPNRSLADFIAPKESGVADYIGMFAVTAGLGVDMKEKQFEADHDDYSAIMLKALADRFAEAFAEAMHARVRRELWGYAGGETLDNDALIAEKYVGIRPAPGYPACPDHLVKRDMFEALNAEEIGMTVTESLAMLPAASVSGFYLAHPDSTYFSVGRIGQDQLEDYAQRMALSLDDARRALAPQL